One window from the genome of Variovorax sp. PAMC26660 encodes:
- a CDS encoding LuxR C-terminal-related transcriptional regulator has protein sequence MKILIADDHRLVIEAVKAKLSELAPGIEFVLALSVDELLAGATDDLDLALIDLNMPGADGQAHIDEIRKRHPAVPVIVLSGYEDPAIMRSALERGVLGFIPKAYSPEVMLSAVRLVLAGGVYVPPMMLTALPPGIVAGVASPSNGEASTRGGNQTLEHLRSVLTERQVEVLQLLSQGKPNKLIGRSLGISEGTVKIHLAAIFRALNVRNRTEAVVAAQALTEAQQA, from the coding sequence ATGAAAATCCTGATCGCCGACGACCACCGGCTCGTCATCGAGGCGGTCAAGGCCAAGTTGTCGGAGCTGGCGCCCGGTATCGAATTCGTCCTGGCGTTGAGCGTCGACGAATTGCTTGCCGGGGCTACCGACGACCTCGACCTGGCCCTGATCGACCTCAACATGCCCGGCGCCGACGGCCAGGCCCACATCGACGAAATCCGCAAGCGCCATCCGGCCGTGCCGGTGATCGTGCTGTCGGGCTACGAAGATCCGGCCATCATGCGCAGCGCGCTCGAACGCGGCGTGCTCGGATTCATTCCCAAGGCCTATTCGCCCGAGGTCATGCTGTCGGCCGTGCGCCTGGTGCTGGCCGGCGGCGTGTACGTGCCGCCGATGATGCTGACGGCGCTGCCGCCCGGCATCGTGGCCGGCGTGGCGTCGCCGTCGAACGGCGAGGCCTCCACGCGTGGCGGCAACCAGACGCTGGAGCATCTGCGCAGCGTGCTGACCGAGCGCCAGGTCGAGGTGCTGCAACTGCTGTCGCAGGGCAAGCCCAACAAGCTGATCGGGCGCAGCCTGGGCATCAGCGAGGGCACGGTCAAGATTCACCTGGCCGCGATCTTTCGCGCGCTGAACGTGCGCAACCGCACCGAGGCGGTGGTGGCCGCGCAGGCGCTGACCGAGGCGCAGCAGGCCTGA
- a CDS encoding TonB-dependent siderophore receptor, translated as MLFGTAVGWAVPAERVWAQAGDAARATFEVPAGPLEDALNRFARQAGITLSFDPALVRGKQADALSGSLTITEGLAALLLPHRLEAARGSSGAYSVQPAAQAQAAGNAALPTLTVTAEAEHADGPVHGYVAQRSATATRTDTPLIETPRAVTVVTREQMDDQAVHTVEQSLRYSAGVLTEVKGYDPRLSSLTVRGFAPAEFLDGFKLYTSNAYSGWLIEPQGLERVELLKGPGAVYDPAAPGGVINMVSKRPSAEAVREVGLSIGNNDRYQGSFDLGGALNADGSLMFRLNGLFRSSSGQTDFSRDDRNFIAPALTWKPSSRTKVTLLAEVTRDRMTPESAWPVGALITPNPNGGIPRDRFVGEPGVDHYNRNASSVTYLLEHQLNDNWTLRQNARYAALDIDYQQVYGESFQSDQRTLNRGVRRLVDKSRTSALDTQIEGRFRTGPVAHTLLLGMDYQRYVSDKKSGVGPASSIDAFAPVYGAPVTVPVIAPVLSATALGSAVTTDGLTQRGLYVQDQMRSGPWSLGLAVRRDQSRNSYSGSLAAAPGPDTKTTYNAGLLYLASNGLAPYFSYSTSFTPLPGALANGTLFKPELGRQLEVGLKYRPPGLDALFTISAFDLRKNNVTTFNPYLFSPTAQIGEVRTRGPEFEARAALTKRLKLVASYTFLDAKVTRSLNPLEVGKQPVQTARKTASLWLDYRFGNSEWRGWSLGGGVRYVDKVPASTDNSLYNPAYTLVDAALRYEHGPYTFALNATNLFNKTYVAGYGQYYGQGRALQAKATFRW; from the coding sequence ATGCTCTTCGGCACCGCGGTGGGGTGGGCCGTGCCTGCCGAACGCGTCTGGGCTCAGGCGGGCGATGCCGCGCGCGCCACTTTCGAGGTGCCCGCGGGCCCGCTCGAAGACGCGCTCAACAGGTTCGCGCGCCAGGCCGGCATCACGCTGTCGTTCGACCCGGCGCTGGTGCGTGGCAAACAGGCGGATGCGCTCTCGGGCAGCCTCACCATCACCGAAGGGCTGGCCGCGCTGCTCTTGCCCCACCGGCTGGAAGCTGCGCGCGGAAGCAGCGGCGCCTATTCGGTGCAACCCGCCGCGCAGGCGCAGGCCGCCGGCAATGCCGCGTTGCCCACGCTCACCGTGACCGCCGAAGCCGAGCATGCAGACGGCCCGGTGCACGGCTATGTGGCGCAACGCAGCGCCACCGCGACCCGCACCGACACGCCGCTGATCGAGACGCCGCGCGCCGTCACCGTCGTCACGCGCGAGCAGATGGACGACCAGGCGGTGCACACCGTCGAGCAGTCGCTGCGCTACTCGGCCGGCGTGCTGACCGAGGTGAAGGGCTACGACCCGCGCCTCTCGTCACTGACGGTGCGCGGCTTCGCACCGGCCGAGTTTCTCGACGGCTTCAAGCTCTACACCTCGAACGCCTACTCCGGCTGGCTGATCGAGCCGCAGGGGCTGGAACGCGTCGAGCTGCTGAAAGGGCCGGGCGCGGTCTACGACCCGGCCGCACCGGGCGGCGTGATCAACATGGTGTCCAAGCGCCCCTCGGCCGAAGCGGTGCGCGAGGTTGGCCTGTCCATCGGCAACAACGACCGCTACCAGGGCAGCTTCGACCTGGGCGGCGCGCTGAACGCCGACGGCAGCTTGATGTTCCGGCTCAACGGCCTGTTTCGCAGCAGCAGCGGCCAGACCGACTTCTCGCGCGACGACCGCAACTTCATCGCACCGGCCCTGACCTGGAAGCCTTCGTCGCGCACCAAGGTCACGCTGCTGGCCGAGGTCACGCGCGACCGCATGACGCCAGAGAGCGCATGGCCGGTGGGTGCGCTCATCACGCCGAACCCCAACGGCGGCATTCCCCGGGACCGCTTCGTCGGGGAGCCGGGCGTGGACCACTACAACCGCAATGCGTCCTCGGTCACCTACCTGCTGGAGCACCAGCTCAACGACAACTGGACCTTGCGCCAGAACGCGCGCTACGCCGCGCTCGACATCGACTACCAGCAGGTCTACGGCGAGTCCTTCCAGAGCGACCAGCGCACGCTCAATCGCGGCGTGAGGCGCCTGGTCGACAAGAGCCGCACCTCCGCGCTCGACACCCAGATCGAAGGACGCTTTCGCACCGGGCCGGTCGCGCACACGCTGCTGCTGGGCATGGACTACCAGCGCTATGTGAGCGACAAGAAAAGCGGCGTGGGCCCCGCATCTTCCATCGATGCCTTCGCGCCGGTCTACGGCGCGCCGGTGACCGTGCCGGTGATCGCGCCCGTGCTCAGCGCGACCGCGCTCGGGTCGGCCGTCACGACCGACGGGCTGACGCAGCGCGGCCTCTATGTGCAGGACCAGATGCGCTCGGGCCCATGGTCGCTCGGGCTGGCCGTGCGGCGGGACCAGTCCCGCAACTCCTACAGCGGCAGCCTTGCGGCGGCGCCCGGTCCGGACACGAAGACCACCTACAACGCGGGCCTGCTGTACCTCGCGTCCAACGGACTGGCCCCCTACTTCAGCTACTCGACCTCGTTCACGCCCCTGCCCGGGGCCCTTGCGAACGGAACGCTCTTCAAGCCGGAACTCGGGCGCCAACTCGAAGTGGGGCTGAAGTACCGTCCCCCGGGCCTGGATGCGCTGTTCACCATCTCGGCCTTCGACCTGCGCAAGAACAACGTCACGACCTTCAACCCGTACCTGTTCAGCCCCACGGCACAGATCGGCGAGGTGCGCACGCGCGGCCCCGAGTTCGAGGCCAGGGCCGCGCTGACGAAGCGGCTCAAGCTGGTGGCCAGCTACACCTTTCTCGATGCCAAGGTCACCCGCAGCCTGAACCCCCTCGAAGTGGGCAAGCAGCCGGTCCAGACCGCGCGCAAGACCGCGTCGCTGTGGCTCGACTACCGCTTCGGCAATTCCGAGTGGCGCGGCTGGAGCCTCGGCGGCGGCGTGCGCTACGTCGACAAGGTGCCGGCCAGCACGGACAACAGCCTGTACAACCCGGCCTACACGCTGGTCGATGCGGCCCTGCGCTACGAGCACGGTCCCTACACCTTTGCGCTGAACGCGACCAACCTGTTCAACAAGACCTATGTGGCGGGTTACGGCCAGTACTACGGCCAGGGTCGCGCACTGCAGGCAAAGGCCACCTTCCGCTGGTAG
- a CDS encoding FecR domain-containing protein — MKPAFPSTPGSESRGDLLDQAIAWAVRLGSGGADDRAHEACNAWRAAHPAHEQAWQQVQTVEDAFRQVPPVSGALAHGALQAATRMRTQSRRRALGVMGLAATGGVLGLFVWREAPWVQRAEYATAIGERKRVMLADGTELNLNTGSEVQVVFSPRRRLIVLRRGELFVRTGADTGAMLGHRTFWVEAPHARFEALGTRFGVRQADNETRLSMTEGRVAIHAGDAPAVIAQAGDGYIIRANTTEPQRIVDRSFETDAWTDGALVAKQMRLDAFVAELARYRSTPLRCDADVASLRVSGVFQLGGPDPVGRALEALVRTLPVRLESSTGDTLTVSRR; from the coding sequence ATGAAACCCGCATTCCCCTCCACACCCGGCAGCGAAAGCCGCGGCGACCTGCTCGACCAGGCCATCGCCTGGGCCGTGCGGCTCGGCTCCGGCGGCGCCGACGACCGGGCGCACGAAGCCTGCAACGCCTGGCGCGCCGCCCATCCCGCGCACGAGCAGGCCTGGCAGCAGGTGCAGACCGTCGAAGACGCCTTCCGTCAGGTGCCACCGGTGAGCGGCGCGCTGGCCCACGGCGCGCTGCAGGCCGCCACCCGCATGCGCACCCAGAGCCGGCGCCGTGCGCTGGGCGTGATGGGTCTGGCCGCCACCGGCGGCGTGCTGGGCCTTTTCGTCTGGCGCGAGGCGCCCTGGGTGCAGCGCGCCGAGTACGCCACCGCCATCGGCGAACGCAAGCGCGTGATGCTGGCCGACGGCACCGAGCTGAACCTCAACACCGGCTCCGAAGTGCAGGTGGTGTTCTCGCCACGGCGCCGCCTGATCGTGCTGCGCCGCGGCGAACTCTTCGTGCGCACCGGTGCCGACACCGGCGCGATGCTCGGCCACCGCACCTTCTGGGTCGAGGCGCCGCATGCGCGCTTCGAGGCGCTGGGCACGCGCTTCGGCGTGCGGCAGGCGGACAACGAAACGCGGCTGTCGATGACCGAAGGCCGCGTGGCCATCCATGCCGGCGATGCGCCCGCCGTGATCGCGCAGGCCGGCGACGGCTACATCATTCGCGCCAACACCACCGAGCCCCAACGCATCGTGGACCGCAGCTTCGAGACCGATGCCTGGACCGACGGCGCGCTGGTGGCCAAGCAGATGCGCCTCGATGCCTTCGTGGCCGAACTGGCGCGCTACCGCAGCACACCGCTGCGCTGCGATGCGGACGTGGCATCGCTTCGGGTGTCGGGCGTGTTCCAGCTCGGCGGCCCCGACCCGGTCGGCCGCGCGCTCGAAGCGCTGGTGCGCACCTTGCCGGTTCGGCTTGAAAGCAGCACGGGGGACACATTGACGGTTTCCAGACGTTGA
- a CDS encoding sigma-70 family RNA polymerase sigma factor, with translation MPDRPPHRNVETLYGDHHGWLVGWLRRKLGNAGDAADLAQDTFLRVLGRPREATEAREPRAWLTTIAHGLVVDHVRRRTLERACLEAIASLPEPQAPSPETQLLLVEALMRIDTMLDGLAPKARSAFLLSRLDGLSYPEIAQRLDVSLSSVEKYMANAIRHCLSLR, from the coding sequence ATGCCGGACCGCCCTCCCCACCGCAATGTAGAAACCCTCTACGGTGACCACCATGGCTGGCTGGTGGGCTGGCTGCGCCGCAAGCTCGGCAACGCCGGCGATGCTGCCGACCTTGCGCAAGACACATTCCTGCGCGTGCTGGGCCGCCCGCGCGAAGCCACCGAGGCGCGCGAGCCCCGCGCCTGGCTCACCACCATTGCGCACGGCCTCGTGGTCGACCATGTCCGGCGCCGCACGCTGGAGCGCGCCTGCCTGGAAGCCATCGCCAGCCTGCCCGAGCCGCAGGCGCCCTCGCCCGAAACCCAACTGCTGCTGGTCGAGGCGCTGATGCGCATCGACACCATGCTCGACGGGCTCGCGCCCAAGGCGCGCAGCGCCTTCCTGCTGTCCCGGCTCGACGGCCTGAGCTACCCGGAGATCGCGCAGCGCCTGGACGTGAGCCTGAGTTCGGTCGAAAAATACATGGCAAACGCGATCCGCCACTGCCTCTCGCTGCGATGA
- a CDS encoding HAD family hydrolase, producing the protein MVDTLGDFAASLNLMLDDLSLPHVAPAAIEVMVGKGSEHLILSALVHVMTATGTTPSAAETDALKAKAQALFDRAWERYQHHYLAINGQHSAVYPGVIDGLKALRARGLRLACLTNKPTSFAKPLLAAKGLDGFFELVFGGDAFERKKPDPLPLLKTCEALGTVPARTLMVGDSSNDARAARAAGCPVVLVSYGYNHGEPVRGVDADGFVDSLVELSATAA; encoded by the coding sequence ATGGTCGACACGCTCGGCGACTTCGCCGCGTCGCTCAATCTCATGCTCGACGATCTCTCGCTGCCTCATGTCGCGCCGGCCGCCATCGAAGTGATGGTGGGCAAGGGCTCGGAGCACCTGATTCTTTCCGCGCTCGTGCATGTGATGACGGCCACCGGCACCACGCCCTCGGCCGCCGAAACGGACGCGCTGAAGGCGAAGGCCCAGGCCCTGTTCGACCGTGCCTGGGAGCGCTACCAGCATCACTACCTGGCCATCAACGGCCAGCACTCCGCGGTGTACCCGGGCGTGATCGACGGGCTGAAGGCGCTGCGTGCGCGCGGCCTGCGGCTGGCCTGCCTGACCAACAAGCCGACCTCTTTCGCCAAGCCGCTGCTGGCCGCGAAAGGGCTCGACGGCTTTTTCGAGCTGGTGTTCGGCGGCGATGCCTTCGAGCGCAAGAAGCCCGATCCGCTGCCGCTGCTGAAGACCTGCGAGGCGCTGGGCACCGTGCCGGCGCGCACGCTGATGGTCGGCGATTCGAGCAATGACGCACGTGCCGCGCGCGCGGCGGGTTGCCCGGTGGTACTGGTCAGCTATGGCTACAACCACGGCGAGCCGGTGCGCGGCGTGGATGCAGACGGCTTCGTGGATTCGCTGGTTGAACTCTCGGCGACTGCTGCTTAA